The Rhododendron vialii isolate Sample 1 chromosome 6a, ASM3025357v1 genome includes a window with the following:
- the LOC131331156 gene encoding CST complex subunit CTC1-like isoform X2, whose product MEEGGVKIIALADLLRRSRPVTAASSLTPSRSISPSSKPQPSDRNQTSTPPTQNPNPHPKTLSSLNHPSLIIGTLTLPSHDNNPSSSNSTPRCSKTSCFSFSDGSSVVCCDILDLDVRIIGRKIHVLAWNFIPLKCGGGFLEIITWRLPETSGVIPPCSNVFPLVSDSVIDCGDGDKAKYLVRGELESVSPVSVVPCVSNSSVSRNVCGFLVQILVCKCKLCCVKDSKLMAMQDQIEGQDSHCFAKPVIVYFCGSASSWHPVIIKLIGSVVLLSGLKKKLVFIGEEDSQLMYVTSEKTLLHLPKVINRRFPASKTVIKGKGECGMYTGTVTGIYMQSMVVELDREVMLLTDRLIALPHSLRVGAIVSMRNVHFVNPKFCWTKVLILGACYRTSIIVKSFSPFETGCCLSSQSQSLLGKFINSLSFSVKLWVLLLVSSFRKKFAGILNEKEILGSNNSKGVTRRKDWFSHMLLHSYLHLCFDLGMEYLENTVSMTLAAVPTNQTTVNLNWWYLSLILSVIVKQHG is encoded by the exons ATGGAAGAAGGAGGCGTGAAAATCATCGCACTTGCCGACCTCCTCCGCCGCTCTCGTCCCGTCACCGCCGCATCATCTCTCACTCCCAGCCGTTCGATTTCCCCATCTTCAAAACCACAGCCGTCCGACAGAAATCAGACCTCCACTCCTcccacccaaaaccctaaccctcaCCCTAAAACCCTGTCCTCTCTCAACCACCCATCCCTCATCATCGGAACCCTAACCCTACCTTCCCACGACAACAACCCTTCATCTTCAAATTCCACTCCTCGTTGCTCTAAAACCAGCTGCTTCTCGTTTTCCGACGGTTCCTCGGTCGTCTGCTGCGATATTCTTGACCTAGACGTTCGAATTATAGGAAGAAAGATACACGTTCTTGCTTGGAACTTCATTCCATTGAAATGTGGCGGGGGTTTCTTGGAAATCATCACGTGGAGGCTTCCGGAAACTTCTGGTGTGATTCCTCCGTGTTCGAATGTGTTTCCTTTGGTTTCGGATTCGGTGATTGATTGTGGAGACGGTGACAAGGCGAAATATCTGGTTCGTGGCGAGTTAGAGTCTGTCAGCCCTGTTTCGGTAGTTCCGTGTGTTAGTAATTCTAGCGTTTCAAGAAATGTTTGTGGGTTTCTTGTGCAAATTTTGGTTTGTAAGTGTAAATTGTGTTGTGTGAAGGACTCTAAATTAATGGCTATGCAAGATCAGATTGAAGGGCAGGATAGCCATTGCTTTGCCAAACCTGTGATTGTGTACTTTTGTGGGTCGGCTTCGTCCTGGCATCCTGTGATTATAAAGCTGATTGGTAGTGTTGTTTTGCTATCTGGGTTGAAGAAGAAGTTGGTTTTTATAGGAGAGGAAGATTCTCAGTTGATGTATGTAACTTCCGAAAAAACTTTGTTGCATCTCCCCAAGGTGATTAATAGACGGTTTCCAGCTAGTAAGACCGTAATTAAGGGCAAGGGTGAATGTGGCATGTATACCGGCACTGTTACGGGCATTTACATGCAGAGCATGGTAGTTGAGTTGGACAGAGAAGTGATGTTACTTACAGATCGACTTATCGCTCTGCCGCATAGTCTCAGAGTTGGCGCTATT GTATCCATGAGGAATGTCCATTTTGTGAATCCAAAATTTTGTTGGACAAAAGTACTTATTCTTGGTGCTTGCTACAGAACTAGCATTATTGTGAAATCTTTTTCCCCATTTGAAACTGG GTGTTGTTTAAGTTCACAATCTCAAAGCCTTTTGGGGAAGTTCATTAACTCATTATCATTTTCCGTAAAACTATG GGTATTACTTCTTGTCTCAAGTTTCAGGAAAAAGTTTGCTGGCATTTTAAATGAGAAGGAGATCTTGGGATCAAACAAT TCAAAAGGTGTTACCAGAAGGAAGGACTGGTTCAGTCATATGCTACTTCACAGTTACCTTCATCTGTGTTTCGATCTCGG CATGGAGTATTTAGAGAATACTGTAAGCATGACTCTTGCGGCTGTGCCAACGAACCAAACTACGGTCAACTTAAACTG GTGGTACCTATCGCTCATTTTGTCAGTCATTGTGAAGCAACATGGATGA
- the LOC131331156 gene encoding CST complex subunit CTC1-like isoform X1 → MEEGGVKIIALADLLRRSRPVTAASSLTPSRSISPSSKPQPSDRNQTSTPPTQNPNPHPKTLSSLNHPSLIIGTLTLPSHDNNPSSSNSTPRCSKTSCFSFSDGSSVVCCDILDLDVRIIGRKIHVLAWNFIPLKCGGGFLEIITWRLPETSGVIPPCSNVFPLVSDSVIDCGDGDKAKYLVRGELESVSPVSVVPCVSNSSVSRNVCGFLVQILVCKCKLCCVKDSKLMAMQDQIEGQDSHCFAKPVIVYFCGSASSWHPVIIKLIGSVVLLSGLKKKLVFIGEEDSQLMYVTSEKTLLHLPKVINRRFPASKTVIKGKGECGMYTGTVTGIYMQSMVVELDREVMLLTDRLIALPHSLRVGAIVSMRNVHFVNPKFCWTKVLILGACYRTSIIVKSFSPFETGCCLSSQSQSLLGKFINSLSFSVKLWVLLLVSSFRKKFAGILNEKEILGSNNSKGVTRRKDWFSHMLLHSYLHLCFDLGSMEYLENTVSMTLAAVPTNQTTVNLNWWYLSLILSVIVKQHG, encoded by the exons ATGGAAGAAGGAGGCGTGAAAATCATCGCACTTGCCGACCTCCTCCGCCGCTCTCGTCCCGTCACCGCCGCATCATCTCTCACTCCCAGCCGTTCGATTTCCCCATCTTCAAAACCACAGCCGTCCGACAGAAATCAGACCTCCACTCCTcccacccaaaaccctaaccctcaCCCTAAAACCCTGTCCTCTCTCAACCACCCATCCCTCATCATCGGAACCCTAACCCTACCTTCCCACGACAACAACCCTTCATCTTCAAATTCCACTCCTCGTTGCTCTAAAACCAGCTGCTTCTCGTTTTCCGACGGTTCCTCGGTCGTCTGCTGCGATATTCTTGACCTAGACGTTCGAATTATAGGAAGAAAGATACACGTTCTTGCTTGGAACTTCATTCCATTGAAATGTGGCGGGGGTTTCTTGGAAATCATCACGTGGAGGCTTCCGGAAACTTCTGGTGTGATTCCTCCGTGTTCGAATGTGTTTCCTTTGGTTTCGGATTCGGTGATTGATTGTGGAGACGGTGACAAGGCGAAATATCTGGTTCGTGGCGAGTTAGAGTCTGTCAGCCCTGTTTCGGTAGTTCCGTGTGTTAGTAATTCTAGCGTTTCAAGAAATGTTTGTGGGTTTCTTGTGCAAATTTTGGTTTGTAAGTGTAAATTGTGTTGTGTGAAGGACTCTAAATTAATGGCTATGCAAGATCAGATTGAAGGGCAGGATAGCCATTGCTTTGCCAAACCTGTGATTGTGTACTTTTGTGGGTCGGCTTCGTCCTGGCATCCTGTGATTATAAAGCTGATTGGTAGTGTTGTTTTGCTATCTGGGTTGAAGAAGAAGTTGGTTTTTATAGGAGAGGAAGATTCTCAGTTGATGTATGTAACTTCCGAAAAAACTTTGTTGCATCTCCCCAAGGTGATTAATAGACGGTTTCCAGCTAGTAAGACCGTAATTAAGGGCAAGGGTGAATGTGGCATGTATACCGGCACTGTTACGGGCATTTACATGCAGAGCATGGTAGTTGAGTTGGACAGAGAAGTGATGTTACTTACAGATCGACTTATCGCTCTGCCGCATAGTCTCAGAGTTGGCGCTATT GTATCCATGAGGAATGTCCATTTTGTGAATCCAAAATTTTGTTGGACAAAAGTACTTATTCTTGGTGCTTGCTACAGAACTAGCATTATTGTGAAATCTTTTTCCCCATTTGAAACTGG GTGTTGTTTAAGTTCACAATCTCAAAGCCTTTTGGGGAAGTTCATTAACTCATTATCATTTTCCGTAAAACTATG GGTATTACTTCTTGTCTCAAGTTTCAGGAAAAAGTTTGCTGGCATTTTAAATGAGAAGGAGATCTTGGGATCAAACAAT TCAAAAGGTGTTACCAGAAGGAAGGACTGGTTCAGTCATATGCTACTTCACAGTTACCTTCATCTGTGTTTCGATCTCGG CAGCATGGAGTATTTAGAGAATACTGTAAGCATGACTCTTGCGGCTGTGCCAACGAACCAAACTACGGTCAACTTAAACTG GTGGTACCTATCGCTCATTTTGTCAGTCATTGTGAAGCAACATGGATGA